In Acidobacteriota bacterium, a single window of DNA contains:
- a CDS encoding M20 family peptidase, translated as MHKRKAFKHIAVSIIIVVVVLSGFLLFRTTRFTSKQVPVQSVPLAVEDQDATARHLASALQFQTISILEADQFRQFHEFLKATYPKVFATLTLEKVNEHSLLFRWEGRAPNLKPILLVAHQDVVPVEPGTEDKWTHPPFGGHVADGYVWGRGSLDDKSGVIGILEAAELLLSEGFQPQRTIYFAFGHDEETSGKQGAAEISKLLQSRGLQFECVLDEGGAVVEDYPQVPLPVALVGIAEKGYVSIKLTAKGEGGHSSMPPKQTAVGILSAALVKLETNQVPARLEGPTRQMFEYLGPEMSFPNRVIMANLWLFRPLVTSILAKSPTTNAYIRTTTAPTMLEGSIKDNVLPISARAIINFRILPGDTIESVTEHVRQTVSDSRVEVEPLTEMAANPSPTSRTDSEAFATVQRTLHQVFPGIVVTPTLVIGATDGRYYAPLSQNVYRFLPIWIKQADTIRIHGTNERVSVKNFAQAVTFYRQLMVNFDHKTSHAN; from the coding sequence ATGCACAAAAGGAAAGCCTTCAAACACATTGCCGTTTCAATCATCATTGTGGTGGTGGTTCTGAGCGGGTTTTTACTCTTTCGAACCACCCGGTTTACTTCAAAACAGGTTCCGGTTCAATCAGTTCCCCTGGCTGTGGAAGACCAGGACGCGACCGCCCGCCATCTGGCCTCAGCCCTGCAATTTCAGACGATTTCAATTCTGGAGGCCGATCAGTTCCGTCAGTTTCACGAATTTTTAAAGGCCACCTATCCAAAAGTGTTTGCCACCCTGACGCTTGAAAAGGTCAACGAACACAGCCTGCTGTTTCGATGGGAAGGCCGTGCGCCAAACCTCAAGCCCATTCTGCTGGTTGCGCATCAGGACGTTGTCCCGGTTGAACCTGGAACGGAAGACAAATGGACGCATCCTCCTTTTGGTGGCCACGTCGCTGACGGATATGTGTGGGGACGTGGTTCACTCGATGATAAATCCGGCGTCATTGGTATTTTGGAAGCCGCCGAACTTCTTTTATCCGAAGGGTTTCAACCACAGCGCACCATCTATTTTGCCTTTGGTCACGATGAAGAGACCAGCGGGAAACAGGGAGCGGCTGAAATCTCAAAATTGCTCCAATCACGGGGACTCCAGTTTGAATGTGTCCTGGATGAAGGCGGCGCGGTGGTTGAAGATTATCCCCAGGTTCCACTCCCCGTGGCGCTGGTTGGTATTGCTGAAAAAGGATATGTGAGCATCAAGTTGACCGCGAAAGGGGAAGGCGGCCATTCGTCAATGCCTCCGAAGCAAACGGCGGTCGGAATCCTGAGCGCCGCACTCGTCAAACTTGAAACCAACCAGGTCCCAGCCCGGCTCGAAGGACCAACCCGCCAGATGTTTGAATACCTCGGCCCGGAAATGTCTTTTCCTAACCGGGTGATTATGGCCAATTTGTGGCTGTTTCGCCCGCTGGTAACCTCCATTTTGGCCAAGTCACCGACTACCAATGCCTATATCCGCACCACAACGGCGCCGACCATGCTTGAAGGCAGCATCAAAGACAATGTGCTCCCGATTTCAGCGCGGGCGATTATCAATTTTCGGATTCTGCCAGGAGACACAATTGAATCAGTCACTGAACACGTCCGCCAGACAGTCAGCGATTCACGAGTTGAGGTCGAACCGCTGACTGAAATGGCGGCCAATCCATCGCCAACTTCACGAACTGATTCCGAAGCCTTCGCCACCGTTCAACGCACGCTTCACCAGGTATTTCCAGGAATTGTCGTCACGCCAACATTGGTCATTGGCGCAACCGATGGGCGGTACTACGCGCCACTCAGCCAGAATGTATACCGGTTTTTGCCCATCTGGATCAAACAGGCCGATACGATTCGCATCCACGGCACCAACGAGCGAGTGTCAGTCAAAAACTTTGCCCAGGCCGTCACTTTTTATCGCCAATTGATGGTGAATTTTGATCATAAAACCAGTCATGCCAATTAG
- the cas6 gene encoding CRISPR system precrRNA processing endoribonuclease RAMP protein Cas6: protein MKRLVFTLRACEPACLPGFLGSTLRGAFGHALKKRTCLKVPPVCNDICQFEDGCIYHQIFEAGHPRPHPGTGQLDDFQHPYLIVLPPISLAQNRQQLQRDETLTFEITLIGKSTDVHAPVTEAVRLMGAFGLGVARSVFELESVASPDEPVTTLGNLVAHRLTELPQPDQITIQLETPARIRLGKKLQFQLPCSILVRSLARRINSLAAFHGSEPLNLDIEELTRLASKVKTVATQIRWCDWERYSNRQETKMKLGGVIGKITYSGPALAGLLPLLAAGEIVHVGAATTFGLGGYRLSVSPHLNS, encoded by the coding sequence TTGAAGCGACTTGTCTTCACATTGCGTGCCTGTGAACCTGCCTGTTTGCCGGGGTTTCTTGGTTCGACTCTGCGTGGTGCCTTTGGCCATGCCCTGAAAAAACGGACGTGCCTGAAAGTTCCACCTGTTTGTAATGACATATGTCAATTCGAGGACGGTTGTATCTATCACCAGATATTTGAAGCTGGTCACCCCCGACCTCACCCAGGTACCGGGCAACTCGATGACTTTCAGCATCCGTACCTGATCGTCCTTCCGCCAATTTCCCTGGCCCAAAATCGGCAACAGCTTCAACGTGATGAAACATTGACCTTTGAAATAACACTCATTGGCAAAAGCACGGACGTTCACGCTCCAGTTACCGAAGCCGTTCGGTTAATGGGAGCTTTTGGCCTTGGCGTGGCGCGTTCGGTGTTTGAGCTTGAATCCGTAGCTTCACCCGATGAACCCGTAACCACGCTTGGAAACCTGGTTGCTCATCGGCTGACTGAACTTCCTCAGCCTGACCAGATCACGATTCAACTTGAAACACCTGCCCGAATCAGGCTCGGCAAGAAATTGCAATTTCAACTTCCCTGCTCCATTCTGGTTCGATCACTGGCACGGCGGATCAATTCTCTGGCAGCTTTTCACGGAAGCGAACCATTGAATCTGGATATTGAAGAACTGACCCGCCTGGCTTCCAAAGTCAAAACCGTGGCAACCCAGATTCGCTGGTGCGACTGGGAACGGTATTCAAATCGCCAGGAGACCAAAATGAAACTGGGCGGGGTCATCGGAAAAATTACCTATTCAGGCCCAGCTCTTGCCGGGTTGCTCCCGCTATTGGCGGCAGGTGAAATCGTCCACGTTGGAGCCGCCACTACGTTTGGTCTGGGCGGTTACAGGCTTTCGGTTTCTCCACACCTCAATTCCTGA